In the Arachis hypogaea cultivar Tifrunner chromosome 20, arahy.Tifrunner.gnm2.J5K5, whole genome shotgun sequence genome, ttttaattctcaAAGAAATAATTGTTAGATtcctaatttatttataaaatacatatattaattataattacaaattaagctatttcataataaataatttatatgcagtgatctcatttattgtcataaatagtgaattaaataaattattatttttttatttgaaattaaatgaaaataaagctagagatactattttatttgggttttagaGTTTAATGGATGTCACACTTAAATATAAATAGTAACTTCAGAATTTTGGTCCTAACAGCTGtatttattctttttctatcAGAGGAGTTACGATTCAACCTTATTAGGGATATATAAAGCTTTGGTCGaagaaaattaaagaatcaaATTCTCTCGATTATGCTCACGATTCAcgaattcaggtacgcttccgcgCTCTCAAGTATCTCTTTCTCAATGATTTAACATGAATAGTCTtgaagttaaaaaaatttaagaatttttaataataattaattaaaaaaaatagggtAATTTCTCCgatccagaatttgagttgatgCTGGGGAGGTTCTATATTCCACATTTATTATTATGTGTCACAAAAGTACAGCTTCCATGAATGTGTAAAGGCAATTTAGCCCATCACTACTTCTAGGTCCCATAAAAGATGTGAAGTTGATACTATTTTGTCCTCTCTCCATTTCATGTGCAACTAATAAACCTGGTTCCAGCTATATCACTTTGTTTCTTTCCGTTATGTGaaataaaacacagaaaaatgttaaaacatattacatataaatagagAAATATGCATCCCACCCACTATTTATATCTAGTAGTTTTCCACTTCATAATTGTGACACTTCAATGGAAATTGACATTCATCATCACCTCAAAGGAAATGATGATGACGATTGTGATGATGTACTTTAATTTGTTGGATTTACTTTCTATCTAAAATGATACTATACATATAATTAAGCTTATTATAATATTGATTTATATACTTAgcataattgaataattataacaTGAGGACCcatatgtttatataaaaaagGTTTTAAGTAGAAAAAGTTGACATGCCCTACCTTCATGTCTTTTTAATTTGTTGCTTACTACCATCAAAACCAGCTGCCTATGTTACCACTCCAGCAGCAGTAATACAAGTACAaacaaattaaatcatataaatcaAACCcacttgtatatatttttatatgttgtgTGAAGTCATTATATTGtggatatatatatagatatagatatagatagcTCTCTCCGTGCAAGCAGGGGAATATTGAAAGGGACCTTATGTCAATTCATGCACATTTAATTTCATATACATGTATCTCTCCataatattcaaaaatttaaaagtaaaagtagTGGGATTTGTATATATCTACTTAGCTATTTAGcatcaaattattattgatattcaaTAAACTtgatatttgtataaaaatataattgttaCTAATTAATTGCatatttacattattttttaattaataaaataaaaaatttgtgaaCCAAGTTGAGTTAGTATAgtagttagctcactagtccgcttaagcaagtgtcggggattCGAATCCcatcttgtgcatgcagcaacaaACCCTTGAAAATTTTGTGTCTagtatttattataaatagaaaatGATAAATAGGTCCCTTACCTTTTTGTCCTGCGGACATTTTCGTTCCTgactattgaaaaatatttttaagtccctgacctttacaaaacttggacggatcagtccctgacggagacatttggacggatcagtccctgacggagacatttggacggatcagtccctaacGGATGTATTTGGACGAAGGGACTGATTCATCCAAATTTTATAAAAGTCAgagacttaaaaatatttttcaatggttaAAAACAAAAATGTTCTGCAAGACAAAAAGTTAGGAGCTATTTATccttttttctattataaataaGTGTATAGCTATACAGAGATTGAAACACGCATTGACTAGATGCAAAGCAAAATGAACATATACACTACTTGACTCGAATCTTCCTTCACTACCCTTTACCACTATCCATAATTGTTGGTCCATTCTTGTAGCTTATAGTACCTTTCAATTCTTATGTGAGTGAGTGAGAGAAACTATATATTATATTAGGAAAATTCGTATAGGGTACGGCTTGGTCATGATAATGATTAATGCATATGTCGAATTGTCGATGGTGTAATATGTTATATAAAGTCTATTGAGCTGTAAACTACCCCAAATCTATGATCATAACTATGGGCCAATAAATTAAGGTATTAGCAAAACCAGAAAACAAGTTTTGATGAGATGAGATTAGGGAAAAACCACTCAAACACTAAAACAAGGGGTACGGTCAATTTATTGAAACTTGTTATCAATTGGGATTGCTTGGAATCAGAATTTCATGTTCATGGGGGGTATAATAGTAATTATCAATAGTAACTATTAGAATAACACTTCTTTTTGGCGTCTTAATTAATCTTCTCCGtgtactaaattaaataaattaaactagttTTTGCTGCCATACATTTGGCATTTCAATAGTCACTAGCTTAGCTTGAATGTGAAAGTtgctttcttattattattagcttTATCttgttgtgtttatttatattttgtccattatatatataattcttttaCCCTATCAAGGCCCACACTAATATTATTTAGTAATGATTTGCAACATTATGGGGTGTAAACCACTCTTGGTTTTCAAAGCCCACCTTTTTTGTAGGTCTATTATTATTCCATGCATGACATGAGAGATGAGACTGAAACAGCAGTAAGTTAATTAGTTCCAAAATAATGTTTAATTACAATATTTATTTGCCATATGGAATATTATTTGGTATATTATCCTCGTGCACGGGTGTATCAAGTCAATAtatatgataaatttttaaaggtaatgttaggtagacaaaaaaaatagacagaacttgtcttatttagtattaattaattgtcgcattaataaatgctaaataaggtaagttatgactgttttttgctgattttctttggttaccaaacatttccgaaTTTTTAAATATACAGATATAGGCTAATTTTTTTGGTTATGGAAGAGGAGCAGGTGTTGTGCCGGGTTATAGAATGTGGGGGTGCTACACCGAATTGTGGAAAGGAAGAAATCGGACCCTCCGTTTTGCTTGTATACAAAATTCACATGGGAGAAATCGGACTGTACGATATGTCTTCATTAAAACGGAAGATccgttttttttgttggttttttttatttttatttcgttaTACTAGTCGCTGGGTCCGATTTCTGCTTgagaggattttttttttaatttacaggaAATCGGAGGATTCGAATTCCCATCAGCAACTCGCAGAATTCGATTACTGTGTTCCTGACACCACAGTCCGGTAAAGCTCCTCTCCTCTCCATATCTGCGTCCTACACTAACGATCCctccataataaaattaatttgcgTACAGATATATTCGCATAAATGATAGAAATGATttattatgaaaaacaaaaaaaaaacgtatAAATATATACGTCATCATTAAAGGTCATGATATATTATTGGTCATTCATGTAATCATGTTCATAGAATTAGTTAAAATTGAATTAACATGTAGATTCTGTTTCTACATCCAATTGTGTTATAATGTTTTTTGGACGTGAAAGAGATCTATTATAAATctaatatttttgagttttaaaaataagatttttaagtGGTTTATAAGTGGGAGATatctttataataaatataatgtaATACAAGATGCCACCAGTTGTTTAATTAAGcgctttaatatttaattattataccaACAATTCAAGTTGTTAAGATACACACCAACTACAAGACGTATAGTAATAGATTAATTCGACTAATTAATATCTTATATTAATGGAGCATACACGTTTGGATTTTTATAGTATCATATAGTTATGTAATTAGGGCTAGCTACCTTGCATCTTAGTTATTTTATGGTTAAGAGGAGGATAAGAATGATCTCAGATGTTTGAGTTTGAGGTTTCTTTcagtaattttttattagtttgacTTACAGTTAAATACAATACATGGTAAACAATGTTTTATATGcttattatattttgtattttaacttggtatacattattttattatttagtcTTCGTGTATTATATAACTCGGTCGTAATTAAATTATATCTCCATCTGCTCAAATCCATTTATATATGTTAGCCTTatgagatttatttttttataactcgttattttttattgagaaaGGAAACTGAATAATTACTCCTTAAacgtagggatgtcaatggggcagggcggggcgggggatgcctccctgctccccatctCCGCCCTCAGATTTACTCCCCATCCCCGCCCCATTCCCCGTCGTGGGGGAAAattgctccccatccccattccccACGGAGCCCCATTCTCCGCGGGGACCCCATTCCCCATCTacataatagttctaactaattattaatttccatatgaatagagttacaagtatctatcttatacaaaaactgcaagattttatacaaaaagtctaaataacacgatggtgacttctttcgaaataaCGCAATAGGGAGACGCAACGACGAGCCAAAGAAAAAAGTAGTGGACGAGGTGGAAGACGCGACAACAAAGTGGAGAATGGACACGACGGCAGTGTTACGAAAAGGAACGCCGCAAATAGAAATTACGACGCAGTAAGGGTAatggcacggtgaggtgtgacgatgcggtgagaagggtgacgagggggtggctgcagagaggttggatggagtatggacagccttagggatctctgaattgaagagaggttatgcaaataaagattaggagttttgggttgctatatatatgtgtgtgtgagaaatgactaaaaaacatatatgagaaataaactattaagaataattcaaggaattcataaatttcggggaatagtggggacggggcggggatccccgctcgggtccccgcgcctgcttcgggggaattttgtcccccatccccatccccgcGGGGAAAATTCCCCACAATCGGATTCCCATTCGGGGCAGTCCCCGCAGAGATCTCCGCGTCTCGGGGAATTTTGCCATCCCTACTTAAACGTCTAAAATATTACGCACATTAATAGTGATGGTTTATCGGTGGCTAAGAGAAGATGATTgaatcttagtccctttttgtttaataacacttgctggcctttaaaattatttttggaggCTTTTTACTTTTTGTCTCGTATCTAGCTacgaatttttttttatctcgtAACCAAAgcaagagatatttttcagttttatctcctatgcagcagaaacagaaatagagtagaagagagagagagaaaatcacaccacgaagtatcctggttcaactgccaagtgcaatgcagcctacatccagtctccatcataacaatgatggaatttcactataatcatcatgattacatacaccaattctctctagaaactatcattcctatccgggacaagtccaaaATCTAATctcaatcctgaacttgacttggtcactgccaagctttcaactgctaagtgttaacccaacttgtaaggggattcccacagaatcataaaacacaacacagatgtacaaataACCTCTAAGGACATTtatggcttttttttttaaattttgcactctctgcctttttttgctctgtgactttttcttacaaacctcactgtttgccttttttcatgagactcaagacagacaaaattaaacagaaaaatacaaaataaagaacattgaaggagaagaacttctgttactTAGGTagttatgagaactctgtgccttgcactctcactccttgcttcaagTCCTGGCTGTTCTCCattatttatagaaggggaagcatCCACGGTTGAAATTGTtgaaccaagctaaacttcttcttcttcaaaccaaACCgtttcggccagagagagaggagaggaaaccgAATGctataaccaacatgcaattacctctgtgtcttccCTTTGCACCAAGCTCCATCAATccgggccttccatcttgacttgcactTCAAGAAAGACTCCTAGCCCTTGATGTATTCTTGATGATGACAGTTTCTTCTACTCTAACTTCTGCCTCatcctccacgtagctacagtgGCTACCCCATGTAGTGGTTGAACAAAaacagagacaagccatccctccaaggatcttcttcctctgaccgaaaCGATCTTCACCATTTTTGGCATAGAGAGCTTAAGATCACTTCACCATTTTTTACCCATTTTGGCAAAGATCTCAACCACTCCATACttcagattttctttttcttgatgccATCATCACTATGGCCTTGCAACTAGCTTCTTCCACTTTCTTTTGATAGCTTAAAATTTCTTCCATAGTTGCTGAAGTGACCGAAACtagaggagagaagagagagagtagaaagaaAAATATTCAATAGATTTGAAcaaatgaattaaaatgaatCAATTTTACTTCCCTCTTACTTTAGGTAGCGTGTAGCACTAATGATAGCAAtaaaatcaattgctattttctCTCTCATGATTTCAATGCAATTAAAGcaagttaattgaatttgaaatccatcacaaATTGAAAGTGGGATCCGTTGAAAGCATGGAACTTTGCTTTCTTTCAATATCGGTTTCGGACCAAGCTTTGGTCTAATAACAAAGATTTAAATGAGCTTGTTTCAACAATATACTGGCCCAACTAACAAAAGCTTGCTTCAGCcataataattaaatcaatttgTTCCAACTTCCAAGGCTGAATTTCTTTATCATATCGGGCTTGCTATTTTTCGGCCCAATAGCAAAATCTGCACagcaaaattatttaattaacacatatgaaccaaaatcaaattaataattttataattaatcatattaataatgtttagtcatcactatATTAATTTTGAGTTTTACAAACTCATCAAatatgtaataaaataaaatgtctaATTATTTCTTTgtgttttcaaattttaaatgatttaatttctttctcaattttttaaaaatgaaggGACCAATTTTTCATTTACCAAAAAAAATGGAGATTaacttactattttattttattatgaatgaatgtgttggATATATTCGAATAAAGTTTAAGAACTATAATATAACTTGTCAATTCCTTTTTTTTCCAAAGACTTATTTATCCATATCAAAATTCTTCAAAGACCATCATTTAGGTTTACAAAAGAAGAAATCCTATCTCGATATActaaatagaaaatataaataacaaaaatctGTATACACTGAATTATGGACTTAATTGTGACAACTTATACTTGTGACATCAGCTAAATATATATGAGGATTGAGGAACCACAATTTGATCCATGTtgttcctattttatattttcttttgatGACAACAACTTCCCACTTGGAAATAAAATGCTAAAcaattattttcattatttgGAGGCTAGCTAGGCGAgtagttatattatatatatagaaaggtacgtattttttagaatttatgaCAAAAAGTTTGAATGCGCAAGTGGTTGATTATGGCCTTTgcctttgaaattttaaaaccgTCTTCTGGGAAGCCCGACAAGATGGGAAGACTTTATGATAATTATATAACATGATTTCTTGTATTTATGTGATTGGTCCATCCATCAATTCAAAAACATTGGATTGTTGTATCCATTATTATGTTATGGCTCGACTTGCAACTTTGCTTTTGACTTGGGTGACAATTAATGTATAGCACCTAACTTAGTAGAATTACATACACGACTAATACTTGTACTATACAAGGAATCAACACTGTTTAGACAACATGAACAAGACATAGATTCGGTAACCTTAGCTTAACCCCCAAGTGCTAGAGAACAAATAAGGtggaaactcaagtgcagtcgactttaggcgaagttgatagctgagaacCGTTAGAtggtttgactgatttgactaaattttcatctaacggctctcaattatcaactttacgtgaagtcgactgcacctgagtttacACCAACAAATAAATATCGAATATGACAAAGAGAGAGGTTAATCAGTTAATAAGTGTTAAGTGATCAGCTAATAAGAATTAGTTAATAACCAAAGCACATGCAAAAAATAGTAATATTTCAATCAAACAAAAACAGATAATCAtctgaaaagtaaaaaaaataaataaataaaataaaacaaagcacATACAAAAATGATAAACGAAATTAGAAAATCATTCATGCACATTCAAAAGTCATGAACAAAATTTGGAAAAAAGAATGAGCAATGAGTGAGGGAAAAGAATGGGAGAGTGTAGTACatccaaaaaaagaagaaacaagaaagagTGTAGTTTTTTTTAGTGTAAATTGAATGTAGAGAAAATTTTGAGTGTTATTAGAGAATGTTATTTAgagattctatttttttattttgattttgaaactgGTAAGGGAGATGAACACtgaataaattcaaatttttgtgattttaaaCAAGTGAAAAAAGTGTGAGACATTAAATTTGGATGTGTTTCTATTAACTGAATAATAATTACCTAGCACTAGCAGCACTATAACTCATGTATTACATAGCAATTTTAATCTAAAACTTGTGTTTACAAAACTTATAAAGGGTGTAATTAATTCACATGAACCAATTAAGTGAATTAACATTATTTATATGCACTTTACACTTTAAACTTCTGAAAATGTACATTGATCTTGTACCTCAGATGATTGCAAGAATCTTCAAGAACTTTGGCTAGAAGGGTTCTTGAATTGCGAGTAGTATGGAGATCTTCACCACAAAGCTCACCGGACCATGTTGAAACCAGGGCCTTGAAGTTAAAGAAACTCAAATTGTTGAGAAAAGAGGAGGAAGATGAGGGAGAGTGAATATTAGAGAAGGGGGAAGAAGAATACAATCATCCAGAGGGTGATCCTCACTCTGCATCTAGTATGAGTTTTGCTTATATACTAGTCAGCTAACCACTATAACTAACTTGCCACTTGTGGTAAAACATAtactttatttcttatttttttgtgttatttCACTTCAAATCTTTGGTTAATAAAATTAGGTACAAAAACATGATAGCTTATTACTTATATCATTGGAAGTGATAAACTTTTGTATGTGTTATATCTATTGATGAAAATATGAGATAACAAGTTCAATTTTTCCTTTAATTAATTTCGTCATAGAAACATTTTCCTTTTTCTAAAATACTATTTATGTAGAGGAGTGTTAGGAGgtcagcaatttttgtgttttgtaaccatcaatagtgtttttaatgatgtgagattacATCAAATGGTGAaaaatcactcacttttcttttaatggttaagtactggccacaaaacacaaaagttgctggttcCTAAACTTCCTCATTTATGTATTATAATGtgattccccttttttttttataaaaaaaaaaaagaaaaatctttttGTTATAAATTTACATTAGCTATcatcataaaataaaatgcatCTTTCTATACAATTAAAAATatgtgggtaggatgtaaatgATCCTCAGACTAACCAACTATTTCCTGGATCTTTCCTCACATGACTCTTGGCCATTTTCTCCCTCCATTTAAGGGCTTCTTCCCATTTTCCCTCTGCACTATAAATGTTTGAAAGTAGAACATACGAAGCATGATGGCTGGGATTTAATTCTATCATCTTCAGAGCAGATTTTTCTCCAATCTTTGTGTTATTATGATTGCTACATGCACTCAGTAGTGTTCTCCATGATGCTTCACTTCCATCCCTTTTCACTATTTCGTAAGCTTCCTCTAGCCTCCCTGCCCTACCATAGGCATCAATTAGGCACGAGTAATGCTCGGATTCTGGCTTAATCTTGTATCTATGAAGCATCAATGTAAAGAAATTCGAAATATCTTCAACATAACCGCCATGACTACAAGCTGAAAACAGAGCTAAGAAAGTTACACGGTTAGGCGTCAAGCCATTCTTCTCCAACATACTGAAAACTTTTATGGCTTCCAATGCTTTTCCATGATGTGCATATCCGCATATCATGGCGTTATAAATTACTTCATTCGCCTGTTGTTGTTCAACGAAAACTTTCTTTGAGTCCTCCATGTTTCCGTATTTAGCATACATATCTATAATGGAACTTGCAACATAGACATCTTGGTTGTAACCAGACTTGATGGCAAAAGCATGGAATTGTTTTCCCACATCTATTGCTGAAAGCTGCGAACAAGCTGAGATGCATAAAGGAAGGCTATAACTGGTGAAAGTGATTCCATCGGCTAACATCTCTTTGCATAGCTCTAATGCTTCAAATTCCATCTCATTTTGTTTACAAGTTCCAATTATAGAACTCCAAGAACTATCATCTTTATGAACAATGTCAAGAAAAGCTTTGTAGGCATCATCCACTTGTTTACACTCAGAGTACATGTGGACTAATGCATTGCCAACCAAAGTAAGATGACTTATACTTGATTTCACTATAAGTGAATGGATTTGTTGACCAGCAGTTAACTCCGGTTTATTCTTGCAAGACTTCAGAACAGCAACTAGAGTGGCACCTTGAATTTGCAAAGATGTAGTTCTTCGAAGTTCTTGAAATAGTTGCATGGAGAGATCAGATCCCATCTCCAGCTGAGCATAAGTCAAGATCATAGAGTTCCATGCTACAATATCTTTATCATCAATCCTTCTAAACAACTTTTCTGCATCTGCTCGTTCACCAAAACTGCAATAGAGAGACAACAACACACTTGCTATAAAGCAATTGTTTTGATGCCCATATTTTATCATTTGGCCATGCACTTGAACTCCAGTGTtcaagtcctctaattcaaaacAGGCTTTTAAAGTACTTGATAACACATGCTGCTCAAGCTTCATCCTCTGTCTACATAAATCCTTGAAGATATTCACAGCTTCCTCGCCTCTATTGTTCTTGGTATAGGCTGTAATGATCGAATTACAGAGAAAACTATCCTTTTCCTCCATGTAGTCAAAGATTTTCCTGCAAGAATCTATGTCCCTAAATTCAGCATACAAGTCAACCAGAGTACTGCCAATCACCATATCAACTTCGGCACCAAACTTAAACACCAGCCCATGAACTCCCCTAACTTGGTCCAACGAAGAACAACACTTGAACAAGCCAATAAAAGTGCTGTGATCAGGTCTCAAGAAGTGAACCTCCCTCATTTCACTAAACAACCTCTTCACCACACCAAATTTACCAACTTGAGCAAATCCAGAAACCATGACATTCCAAGCAACAAGGTCCCTCTCCAACAATTCATGAAAGACACAACAAGCACTTTCAAGATCGCTGTCACTGCTAAAGTACATATACATAAGAGAGCTCCCAGCAAACTTGTCCCTCTCAAGGCCACACCGAACCAACAAACCATGAAGCTGCAAACCAACATCCCTCAAACCAGGATCAGCACAAGCGCGGAGCAGTGCAGATAACGTGTACTCATTGGGACTCTCACCAACCTCACGCATGTGATTAAACATGTCAAAGGCTTTTGGGAGATACCCATTTCtaagatttgcagaaattaatgTTGTCCAGGTAACAACGTTCTTGTGGGGCATTTGGTCGAACAGATGGTGGGTATAGCTGAATTGGCCACATTTTGAATAAAGGCTTAAAAGGTTATTTGCCAAATGCGTCTGCGAGATGCATTGGGTGACTACAAGCTTTGCATGAATTTGTTTGCACTCTGCGAGCGTTGTGGGGTTTGAAGACTTGGCCAATGACAGAAAAAACTGGTGAAGAAGATGAATGGATTTAGTTGGCACACGATGATGGTCAAATAGCACATGCATTGGCCTTTGGACAATTCATCCAAATTTCCACTAAATCAAATTGGTCCCCTAATCACCTGAATATGTGATCTGCATGACAATTAGTTGTGAAGTTAAACATGTAATAATACTCCATCCAATGAATTGGCaaccaaacaaaacatgaaaaagTAATAGTACCTTCAAAGCATTCAAATTTCAGAATGGCCTTAGCTGTTTGGGGATCTGCCCATCTGGCATCTCAATTTCCATTCAAGAACAATCGGTAACAGCAATGACAGCTAGATTTCAACGGTGCTTGAAATTTTGTCACAGCTCACAAATTTCATGCACCAAAAAGCAAAAGAATTACATTAtcaatcgaataaaaaaaatgaacacgAACAACCAAAAGCAAAGTTGAACGAGAAATAACTGGAACGTActgagaggagaagaagaaggaggtggGGATTGGTGGCGAGGTTCACCggagaagaaagtgaggaagtgtTTGTTTTTTGGAGTGAGTGTTTTGGGCTTAAAAATTGTTTTGGGCTTAAAAACTGTTTTGGGCTCTGCTTATGAAGCCCAATGTAGTTCTTTTTTTGACACAAGTGTGATGTAGTAAAGGCCAAAAAAAAAGTGTGATGTAGTAATAGATATGATAGCAGACAATATTGTAGTTCTACATCTGAAGAAAGAAATGATAAATAGATCATATAGTTTGATTTAATAAGGTTAGTAACCTTTCCAATGAAAATGAGTTTTGTTTGCATTTAactaagaatttaattttcaattacatattatATTAGCATGTGTCTCACGATAAAACGGTGTAAAAACCACGAAAAAgtcaaataaattattaaattatactcTATTCTATCCCTAATTAATCTCTATTAATTGTATACATGTTACTTGAACCAAGCCACTAATAAAAACTCTTGACTTTTTTATGTTGACATGTAACACCTTAATACCTAACAATTTAGTCGCATTCTCAAAATGGGAACCATTCTATAACAATTAATTAAGTATTAAGTGTTTGGAATTGGTGACAAGTTGCAAATTCTTTTCTGCATTCCAGCTCTAATTTGAATGTAATGTGATCATGTATACAATGAAAGCCACGTGTACCTTGGtttggattttaattttttattatttgtgtgtttggattataaacgcgaatttatataaaattaattttataaacttaattttaataaaaaataagtttgtaTTAATTAAGGTGATTTATGTTAggtaatttttatatcaaaatagattataataaaataaatattgtttggattccATTTCTTAAAATAactttaagataaaaaaaattactaaaatagacatcaacttaaataatttgcatatattatcttatcattttaatttagatatttaaatagatcttattaattaattttataataaaaataatatttatatactaaaacaaaaataacatataaaaattggtaaaatatatttttaattaaaactaacaaaatataaattttagagagtattaaacataataaaaaaattaattatttatcttggtagtgattgaaataaatcaaaaaaatgttgataatattttttatatagtatatttttaatatcttaatattattttttagtatgctattattattattattattattattattattattattatttataattaattgttgtttaatttactttatctaataggatcaataaatcatattacaaaaagataataaaaataatacaaaaaaattacaattataaaaaagataataaaaaaatacaaaaaatcataattataaaagtatataatatcaaataaataattaataaaaaaataataaataataaaaaaagagagttcatataaacaaaaat is a window encoding:
- the LOC112784286 gene encoding pentatricopeptide repeat-containing protein At4g39530-like, with product MHVLFDHHRVPTKSIHLLHQFFLSLAKSSNPTTLAECKQIHAKLVVTQCISQTHLANNLLSLYSKCGQFSYTHHLFDQMPHKNVVTWTTLISANLRNGYLPKAFDMFNHMREVGESPNEYTLSALLRACADPGLRDVGLQLHGLLVRCGLERDKFAGSSLMYMYFSSDSDLESACCVFHELLERDLVAWNVMVSGFAQVGKFGVVKRLFSEMREVHFLRPDHSTFIGLFKCCSSLDQVRGVHGLVFKFGAEVDMVIGSTLVDLYAEFRDIDSCRKIFDYMEEKDSFLCNSIITAYTKNNRGEEAVNIFKDLCRQRMKLEQHVLSSTLKACFELEDLNTGVQVHGQMIKYGHQNNCFIASVLLSLYCSFGERADAEKLFRRIDDKDIVAWNSMILTYAQLEMGSDLSMQLFQELRRTTSLQIQGATLVAVLKSCKNKPELTAGQQIHSLIVKSSISHLTLVGNALVHMYSECKQVDDAYKAFLDIVHKDDSSWSSIIGTCKQNEMEFEALELCKEMLADGITFTSYSLPLCISACSQLSAIDVGKQFHAFAIKSGYNQDVYVASSIIDMYAKYGNMEDSKKVFVEQQQANEVIYNAMICGYAHHGKALEAIKVFSMLEKNGLTPNRVTFLALFSACSHGGYVEDISNFFTLMLHRYKIKPESEHYSCLIDAYGRAGRLEEAYEIVKRDGSEASWRTLLSACSNHNNTKIGEKSALKMIELNPSHHASYVLLSNIYSAEGKWEEALKWREKMAKSHVRKDPGNSWLV